TAACGTTAAACAtacaagtcaggaatctgatgtacagtagttgttgtttgtttatgtaatatatacgtgtttctcgtttctcgttttgtttatatagattagaccgttggttttcccgtttgaatggttttacactagtaattttggggccctttatagcttgttgttcggtgtgagccaaggctccgtgttgaaggccgtactttaacctataatggtttactttctaaattattatttggatggagagttgtctcattggcactcacaccacatcttcctatatctaagaacTTTCTTTATCATATTTAGTTTGATGTAATAATGCTGAGGTGTTTTTTGTTTGACAGAAACCATGAATACATTAGCAATAGTTATCGGGCTTGCTGTATTGGTTACTTTAGCCACTGCTCGCAGTTATAGTTCCAATCAAGGATCATGGGATGGTCTGAATAATGGCTGGAATAGTGGACGTCTGACTAATAGATGGAATAGTGGACGTTTGACCGGAGGTTGGAATAGTGGACATCTAGGAGGTGGATTAATTGGCGGACACAGAAGTAAGATTTTACAAACGATATGTCTAATTACCAAATAtacttgacaaaaaatgaaaatatcgtTAAGTTTTCCTTGAATAACTATTGTTAGGGTTGGACATTCACAGTTCAATGTTGGTTTCTATCATCAAATGAGGTGTTTCATTGTATATATTACGTCTGGTGTATaataaatttagtcctggtatctatgatgagttaactTACACTCATACTAAAAAAAGAGTAGCTTTTTGAACGTTAGGCActttacaatcaatcaatcaagcaaCGAGTTTTCACTTCTAAATACTGTTCGtcgaattttgtt
Above is a window of Mytilus trossulus isolate FHL-02 chromosome 4, PNRI_Mtr1.1.1.hap1, whole genome shotgun sequence DNA encoding:
- the LOC134714315 gene encoding uncharacterized protein LOC134714315 isoform X1; the encoded protein is MNTLAIVIGLAVLVTLATARSYSSNQGSWDGLNNGWNSGRLTNRWNSGRLTGGWNSGHLGGGLIGGHRRYRRAAGAYSSVDPYRNSHLNSGLGRLNTWDINSGRRSNLGWRSGSRLSQRGY